From a region of the Branchiostoma floridae strain S238N-H82 chromosome 13, Bfl_VNyyK, whole genome shotgun sequence genome:
- the LOC118429395 gene encoding patched domain-containing protein 3-like, translating to MEHSFCERWMSSWFKKFGRTIATQPGAFLFVSLLVAGGLGGGLYFIDNENSIEKLYTPDSGAGKVEREYVQDHFPTNDSDHFLPSRLATSGRYAAIIVKGRGDLAGNVLHESVMKAAGSLHKNITQIKTEDRGLNYTSVCARWESECVVTGLNLLDFIAAQIPNVAVGYPLEGRIFSGAILGGATLEDGVNTVEKATAFKLIYHLRSSHEEDDESSEAWERAFLSYMATFFSDVIEVTWSTSRSLETEISDLTMSIFPKLAAYTSSLLMAFAVLSCLMIDPVRSKPFLGMVGVLGAGMAVLATIGLMSYFGVRFNALVAAMPFLVIGVGVDNMFILLAAWRKTNPWDSVQDRSANTYAEAGVSITITSLTNALAFAVGAITSFPGVRVFCMYSGIAIVFAYLFQLNFFGACMIYDGYREKQNRHFLTCMKVPVPSKDDQTNCCQQSCCRGDAKARVGQYGKDHNDHLIMLFFKKYYGPFLMKVWVKVVVMIVFRYFSEYDVRVAVVVTEKLAYWDPGVQDIAESMLEGFEGTAFTYGKNVSESWLRDFLTYADRICLNPMVPPFQQLNLADKNSFIECLRDRFLKFQGFTKYAHDILFNEDGTEIIASRFFVQTKQIDSTLNEKNMMTKMRELASETSVEAIVYHPSFVYYDQYIAILPNTLQNLGIATAAMLVVSLFLMPHVVNAVWVTLAIVSICTGVLGFMTLWSVNLDSVSMINLIMCIGFSVDFSAHIVYSFVTSKERSRDARAVHALYSLGVPILQGSLSTILGVSALSTAPSYGFRTFFKTVFLVMVFGLVHGIVFLPVMLSCLGPQGGVVNLQENRSDEAGDVGTPNRYTKKGGNVNVVLQDVNSQGINENPLMTVSMRLWLDHLKEEKRNKGTTESQLNLTANREMSLKQTKIVNPQSSFNNFFQN from the exons ATGGAACATAGCTTCTGTGAAAGATGGATGAGCAGCTGGTTCAAAAAATTTGGACGGACAATAGCAACACAGCCAGGTGCTTTTCTGTTCGTTTCTCTACTTGTTGCCGGGGGTCTCGGAGGGGGACTCTACTTTATAGACAACGAGAATTCTATCGAGAAACTTTACACTCCCGACAGTGGGGCAGGGAAGGTGGAGAGGGAATACGTTCAGGACCATTTCCCGACCAACGATTCGGACCACTTTCTACCGTCACGGCTCGCCACATCAGGGCGGTATGCCGCCATCATTGTCAAAGGCCGTGGTGATCTAGCAGGCAATGTGCTACACGAGTCGGTTATGAAAGCCGCCGGTTCTCTTCATAAAAACATCACGCAAATAAAAACAGAGGATCGCGGTCTGAACTACACGTCCGTCTGTGCTAGGTGGGAATCAGAATGCGTCGTAACCGGGCTAAACTTGTTAGATTTCATCGCAGCACAGATACCGAATGTTGCAGTAGGATACCCACTCGAGGGCAGAATTTTCAGCGGAGCCATCCTCGGCGGTGCGACATTGGAAGACGGGGTGAATACTGTGGAAAAGGCGACGGCTTTTAAACTGATATACCACCTCCGGTCTTCCCACGAAGAGGACGATGAGTCAAGCGAGGCGTGGGAGCGCGCGTTTCTCAGTTACATGGCGACGTTTTTCTCGGATGTCATCGAGGTGACCTGGTCGACATCCCGTTCCCTGGAGACGGAGATCTCCGATCTGACCATGAGTATCTTCCCTAAACTAGCGGCCTACACGAGCAGTCTTCTGATGGCTTTCGCCGTCCTGTCCTGCCTGATGATCGACCCGGTGCGCAGCAAGCCTTTCCTGGGCATGGTGGGCGTCCTGGGCGCAGGGATGGCCGTCCTGGCGACCATCGGACTGATGTCCTACTTCGGGGTCAGGTTTAACGCGCTGGTGGCCGCCATGCCTTTTCTGGTCATAG GTGTCGGTGTGGACAACATGTTCATTCTGCTAGCGGCGTGGAGGAAGACCAACCCGTGGGACAGCGTGCAGGACCGGTCAGCCAACACCTACGCCGAGGCCGGAGTGTCCATCACCATCACGTCACTTACCAACGCCTTAGCTTTCGCCGTGGGCGCCATCACCAGCTTCCCGGGCGTCCGCGTGTTCTGTATGTACAGCGGCATAGCTATCGTATTTGCCTACTTGTTTCAGCTTAATTTCTTTGGCGCGTGTATGATATATGATGGTTACAGAGAAAAACAGAACCGACATTTCCTGACATGTATGAAGGTCCCCGTACCGTCTAAAGACGACCAGACAAATTGTTGTCAGCAATCTTGCTGCAGGGGCGACGCAAAGGCACGAGTAGGGCAGTACGGCAAAGATCACAATGACCACCTCATTATGTTATTCTTTAAAAAGTACTACGGCCCTTTCTTGATGAAAGTGTGGGTGAAAGTGGTAGTTATGATTGTGTTTCGCTACTTTAGCGAGTATGACGTCAGGGTCGCcgtggttgtgacagagaaactAGCCTACTGGGACCCTGGCGTGCAAGATATAGCTGAGAGCATGTTAGAGGGGTTTGAGGGCACTGCGTTCACTTATGGAAAGAATGTGTCCGAGTCATGGCTTCGTGATTTCTTGACATATGCAGACCGAATCTGTCTCAACCCCATGGTACCGCCGTTTCAACAGTTGAACCTAGCTGATAAAAATTCCTTCATAGAGTGTCTCAGAGACCGCTTTCTTAAGTTCCAAGGATTCACAAAATATGCTCATGACATATTATTCAATGAAGACGGTACTGAAATCATAGCCAGTCGGTTCTTCGTTCAGACAAAGCAAATTGACAGCACTCTGAATGAGAAAAACATGATGACAAAGATGAGAGAGTTAGCATCTGAGACATCTGTAGAAGCAATTGTCTACCACCCATCGTTCGTGTATTACGACCAGTACATCGCCATTCTACCCAACACCTTGCAAAACCTAGGTATCGCcacggcggccatgttggttgtttctctcttcctcatgcCCCACGTAGTTAACGCCGTATGGGTCACTCTCGCCATTGTGTCTATCTGCACGGGCGTGCTCGGCTTCATGACGCTCTGGTCCGTCAATCTAGATAGCGTTTCCATGATAAATCTCATCATGTGCATCGGCTTTTCCGTCGATTTTTCGGCTCACATAGTGTACTCTTTTGTTACGTCTAAGGAAAGAAGCCGGGACGCCAGAGCTGTACATGCGCTGTACAGTCTTGGCGTACCGATCCTCCAGGGGTCTTTATCGACGATTCTGGGTGTATCTGCGCTGAGCACGGCTCCATCGTACGGCTTCCGCACCTTCTTCAAAACGGTGTTCTTGGTCATGGTGTTCGGCCTGGTGCACGGTATTGTCTTCCTTCCCGTCATGCTCTCCTGCCTGGGTCCGCAAGGAGGCGTGGTGAACCTGCAGGAGAACAGAAGTGACGAGGCGGGTGACGTTGGTACCCCAAATCGCTACACTAAAAAGGGCGgaaacgttaacgttgtacTTCAAGATGTAAATTCACAGGGCATAAACGAAAACCCGTTGATGACCGTTAGTATGAGACTCTGGCTTGATCatttaaaagaagaaaagagaaaCAAGGGCACGACTGAAAGTCAATTGAATCTGACCGCGAACCGAGAAATGAGTTTGAAGCAGACCAAAATAGTAAACCCGCAAAGCTCTTTTAATAACTTTTTCCAAAATTAA